From the Thermodesulfobacteriota bacterium genome, the window ATAAGACCTCCTTGGCAAGCCGGGAAAAGGTCTTCTGGAGAAGATCGATGATCTCATCGATCTGAGGCTCTTCGATAATCAGGGGAGGCCCGACCATCACCATGTCGCCGTTGATCCCATCGACGAAACCGGTCCCCGGATAGAGGACGAGGCCATTTTCGAAGGCCAGGTCGATCACCCGTTCGGTAAATCTCTCGGCCCTCGGGAAAGGTTCTTTGGTCTTGGGATCTTTGACGAATTCGATGGCCGTCATCAGCCCCTTGCCCCTCACATCGCCCACAAAGGGAAAGGCCTTGAGTTCTTCGAGCCGTCTCAGAAGGTAATCGCCCTTTTTCGGACAGGCTTCGATCAATTGATGCTCCTTAATGAAACGGAGGACCGCATGGCCCACGGCACAGGCCACGGGGTGGTGAGAGAAGGTATGGCCGTGGACGAACCCACCGGTCTTCTCCTTCAGCCGATCGACATACTCCTTTCGGGTGATCATCGCGGAGAGGGGAAAGTAACCTCCGCTCATCCCCTTTCCGAGGACCATGATATCGGGCGATATCCCCCAGTGTTCGACCGCGAACCATCGCCCGGTTCGACCCATCCCTGTCATGACCTCGTCGTCGATCAGAAGGATCCCGAAGCGGTCACAGATCTTTCGGATGGTCGAAAGATACCCTTCCGGAGGGACGAGGGCCCCGATCGTCGCGCCGCCGATGGGTTCAAGGATGACGGCCGAGATCGTCTCCGGCCCCTCCATCTGGATGACCTGTTCCAAGGCCTTGGCGCATTCGAGATCACATTTGGGGTAGGTGAGGTTGAAGGGACACCGGTAACAGTAAGGGGGAGGAAAGTGGGGGAAGTCGATCAGGAGGGGAAGATAGGGCTTCCGCATCCCGACCCGGCCGGTCAGGGAGAGGGCCCCGAGGGTATTGCCGTGATAGCTGTGCCATCTGGAAACGACCCGCCATCGCTGGGCCTGGCCCGAATCTAAGAAGAATTGTCTGGCGAATTTGATGGCCGCTTCGATCGATTCGGAGCCTCCGGAGAGGAAGTAGATCTTCTCCATCCCCTTCGGGAGGACCTGGCTGAGGGCCTCGGCATAGGCCTCGATCGCTTTCGTCGTGAATTGGGTTCCGTGAACGTAGCCCACCTCGGCCATCTGATCCACCATCTGTTGGAAGATTTCCCGGTGGCCATGACCGATGTTCACAACGAGGGCTCCCCCCGAACCATCGATATACCTCTTTCCGTCCTCATCGTAGAGATAAATGCCCTCCCCGCGGACGGCCACCGGGTAGGAGCGGCCTAACTTTCGGTAGAAGACATGACCTTCGGGATATGCGTATTTCATGGGGCCTCCTTTCGATAGCCCAGGGTATAAGAGATCCGATTCGCGGTCTCAATGGCTTTCTGGGCCAGCTCGGTTTCGAGCCTTTTCAGGTCGACCCTGCTGGAGGGGACGGCGATATTGACCGCCGCGATCACCTCTCCCTGGGCATTCCTGACCGGGGCAGCCACCGAACGGAGCCCGATCGAAAGTTCCTCATTGTTGATGGCGAATCCGGTGCGCCTCACCTTGTCCAGTTCCCGCTTCAGGGCCGATTTGGAGACGAGGGTGAAGGGGGTGCGAGGTTTCAGCTTCATTTCCTTCAAAAGGGCCTCTAATCTTTTGGGGGGGAGGAAGGCGAGGATCGCCTTTCCCATGGAGGTGCAGTAGGCCGGAAGCCTGGAGCCCACCTCGAGATTGATGTTGAGGATCTGCTGGGTCTTGATCCGCTCGACGTAGACGATCTCCGTGCCGTCGAGGATGGCGAGGTTGACGGTCTCGCCGATCTCTTGGGAGGTCTTTTCGAGGTGGGGGAAGGCCACCTTCCGGAGGTCCGAATGCTTGGCGATCGATAGGCCGAGCAAGAGGGCCCGCTGCCCCAATCGATATTTCTTCGTAGCCTCCTCCCGGTCGAGGTATTTCAAACTCAGGAGGGTATAGAGGAGGCGCTGGACGGTGCTTCGGCTCAGGTGGAGATGCCGGGACAGTTCGGTCAGGGTCAGGGGAAAGGGGCTTTCGGCAAGGGTGGAGAGGAGGTTCAACCCCCTCGAGAGGGACTCGATGAAATTTCTGGAGGGGTCCATGGTATTACCGCAATGCGGTACTAATTATCGGTATTTCACCATCTCTTTATCCCATCAGGGGACCTTTGTCAAGGCCCTCGTTGCGATCTCCCCTCCGTGGCGCACCCCTGAGGGCAAGGGGGATTCTCCCCGGCCAGACCGGAAAGCTTCGTCGAATCCTTCGTCAGAATTGTCGAGCCCCCTTCCTTTTTAAGAAGTTCCTCTGGAGGGTCGCCTGGCGAGAAACCTTTTCTAACTGCCCAATGAGATTGAGAAAAGAAGAGAGGCCTACAAGGGGAGATTCCGCTCGGGAAGGATTGGCACAAGGGTTGCTGAAAGGAAGATCAAAAATCCAAAAAAGGAGGTAAAGGGAGATGAAGAAGCGTTGGGTTTTCGTCAGTCTGATGGTTTTGGTCATTCTCGCCGCCGGGTCGGCCTATGCTTACGGCCCCGGTTGCGGTCCCTGTTGGAAAGGTCCATGGGGTGAGGCTTGGGCTGCTGGCAAGGGAGTGGATTTAACCCCTGACCAGAAGGCGAAGCTTCAGGAGTTAAGGCAGAAGTTTACCTCCGAAACGGCGAAGCTGAGAGGAGAACTTCTGACCAAGAGGTTAGAGCTCCAATCCCTCTGGACCAATCCTAAGGCCGATCCCAAGGCCATCGCCGAAAAGGAGAGGGAGTTGAGGGAGCTCCAGAACCAGATGAGGGAGAAGGGGCTTCAGCATCGATTGGAGGTCCGTCAGATCCTTACGCCCGAACAGATCGCAGGGTTTGGCTTCGGCCGCGATTTTTGCCCCGGCCCTGGCTTCGGCCCTGGACCGAAGAGAGGCTCCGGTTTTGGATGGGGCAGGGGGCCTGGACAGGGACCCTGTTTCTGAGAGAAGTTTCCTCATAGGACCCCAAGGAAGGGGAAGGGCCGTCGGTTCTTCCCCTTTTTTGACAAATCGAAACCTTTCCGATATCCTTATTGGACAGGGCCCCTCTCCATGAAAC encodes:
- a CDS encoding aminotransferase class III-fold pyridoxal phosphate-dependent enzyme; the protein is MKYAYPEGHVFYRKLGRSYPVAVRGEGIYLYDEDGKRYIDGSGGALVVNIGHGHREIFQQMVDQMAEVGYVHGTQFTTKAIEAYAEALSQVLPKGMEKIYFLSGGSESIEAAIKFARQFFLDSGQAQRWRVVSRWHSYHGNTLGALSLTGRVGMRKPYLPLLIDFPHFPPPYCYRCPFNLTYPKCDLECAKALEQVIQMEGPETISAVILEPIGGATIGALVPPEGYLSTIRKICDRFGILLIDDEVMTGMGRTGRWFAVEHWGISPDIMVLGKGMSGGYFPLSAMITRKEYVDRLKEKTGGFVHGHTFSHHPVACAVGHAVLRFIKEHQLIEACPKKGDYLLRRLEELKAFPFVGDVRGKGLMTAIEFVKDPKTKEPFPRAERFTERVIDLAFENGLVLYPGTGFVDGINGDMVMVGPPLIIEEPQIDEIIDLLQKTFSRLAKEVL
- a CDS encoding Spy/CpxP family protein refolding chaperone is translated as MKKRWVFVSLMVLVILAAGSAYAYGPGCGPCWKGPWGEAWAAGKGVDLTPDQKAKLQELRQKFTSETAKLRGELLTKRLELQSLWTNPKADPKAIAEKERELRELQNQMREKGLQHRLEVRQILTPEQIAGFGFGRDFCPGPGFGPGPKRGSGFGWGRGPGQGPCF
- a CDS encoding IclR family transcriptional regulator gives rise to the protein MDPSRNFIESLSRGLNLLSTLAESPFPLTLTELSRHLHLSRSTVQRLLYTLLSLKYLDREEATKKYRLGQRALLLGLSIAKHSDLRKVAFPHLEKTSQEIGETVNLAILDGTEIVYVERIKTQQILNINLEVGSRLPAYCTSMGKAILAFLPPKRLEALLKEMKLKPRTPFTLVSKSALKRELDKVRRTGFAINNEELSIGLRSVAAPVRNAQGEVIAAVNIAVPSSRVDLKRLETELAQKAIETANRISYTLGYRKEAP